In Pelodiscus sinensis isolate JC-2024 chromosome 19, ASM4963464v1, whole genome shotgun sequence, the DNA window GCTAGCTAACCCCAGGGGGCcgtagcaaggggggggggggagaagcgctgACAAGGGAGGGATTTGCTGGTGTGGAGCGAGTGCAGGGAGTTCGACATCAAGGCCCATTCACAGCCCCTTGGCATCACACCTGGCCCATACAGGACTGCGGCCCTCAGCGCTGGCCAATCAGAGCTCCCCGGAAGGTATAAGGCCCGCCTGCGGCAGGGCAGGCTGTGAGTGGCAGCATGGGTGGCTTGGTTTgggcagggaggcggaggggtgctgggATGGTCTGGCTCCTTTACAGCCTGGTTttcctgggggtgcaggctggctTGAGGGATGGGGGTGCCCTGTGGGGTGttagctggctgagctgtgggcagagcagcttggggttCACCCTGCTCCCGAGCCAGACTGCGGTGGCTCCTCTGGTGCTGAGAGCTCTGGGTAAGTGGGGCAAAGCTCCAACCTGTCTAGGCTGCTGTGGTGCTGGGAGGTAGCATTGCCTAGTGGGCAAAGCTGAGGAGGTGCTggggaggttgttttttttttaaagtggctggTTATTTGCTGGGGTCTTGAGTCTTGGCTCCTAGGAGGGTCCAAAGGCAGGACAGGGGCTGTCCCTGGAGTGCTCTGTGCCCCTCAGGTaaaggggctgggggcagttggCTCAGCCATGAGAGAAATGGGCAAGTGGCCAAGGTGTGGCCCAGCCCCTGCCGGCTGGGGCAGGTGCATGCAGCAATGCCTGGAtgtggccagccctgccccgcctgccccatcccattgctctgtctccagCTACAGCTGCCCCTGGGGGACTGAGCAGGGCTCTGTAGcctggcccctgctccctgccttggCTGTGGCTGGAGGGGGTGACCTGTGGTCCATGCGGGCACAGCTGAGAAGAGGGGGAGGTGCCCTGTTTGCTGGGGGCCAGCCTGTGGCACTGGGCCATCTCTGCACGTGCTTGGCCCAGGCACTGAGGAAGGCTCCAGGCCCAGCCCTGAGGGTGCCTaatgccagggggcgggggggggggggggtcagggcagtgGCTCTAGCATGGCCAGactcctgctgagccccctgcccagggcttggagagggggtctgcagagctgggctgtgggagcaGAAGCCCCGGGGGGCAGGTGCTCAATGGGTTGCCCCTCTCGTGCCCTCCAGACGCGGgtggcagcccccaccccctgcggAGCGACCCGGCCTGTGGGACCCGGGTGCAGCCCCGAGCCGACGGCTCCGTGGTGGTGGAGGTGTCCTACGCCGGCTGTTACGTGCAGGAGCAGGTAAGGGCCTGGCTGGgaacagggggctccctggggcggggggctgggctgctggagggggtgaggggacCCTGCCTGGAAGGGCTTGGCCGTCCCTGCCCAGACTGGGGAGACCTGAGTTCCCCTCCTGGCCCTGTGTGATCGGGGGTGGGGCAGGTCTCCTCCCCTCCGTGGCTCTGTGGCCCCCCCGCTCCTGACACCTAGGAGGCTGAGGTGTGGCTGGTGCTTGCGCGGGGTCTGGTCCCTCGGCCAGGCAGCGCCGTGACCATGTGGCCCCGCTAGCCCGGGTGTGACAggccctggctctgctctgggtccccgcccagccctggccctgcctggcttccctccctgcagccggaGGCTCTGGCCCGGCCCCCGTGAGGTCCCTGTGGCTGGCCGGTctcccctggcctggccctgctgggagggggctccCTGCCCAGAGGAGAGCTCTGCGGCCGCCATGCCGAGGGGGGAGGTGACCAGAGTCTGCCTGGGGAGCCTGAAACCCTCCACTGGCTCCTTGGCTCCCCCaagagctgcccctgccccgtcCTGCTCCTTGGATGGACCCAGCTCggggtcctggctctgccccctcccagcccccaaccgGCTTCGGcatttgctgccctgcctgcgcCCTGGGGAGACGGGTTCCCGTGCCCGCCCGGCGCAGGGGCTAGGGGCGCCTGAGCCCTTCGTGTCCCTGGCTCTCCGGGCGGGCGGCCGGGCAGAGCCTCCAGCCATCCCTGGCCTGTCCTCTGATCTCCCTAGGCTGGCAGCCTGGTGCTGGTGCTGCAGGTGGAAGGCCCTGGGGGCGCCCACAAGCAGGAGCTGCGGTGCCCAGACCCCGGCCTAGGTAAGGGGCTCGGCGCCAAGCCGgacggggcgggggctgctgcttggctgGCTGGAGGCCACCGCCctgagcagggcctggggggggggggcttctggcCTGCCCCGGGGTGGATCCTGGGTggttgaggggaggtggggcacgGGCCAGCTTCTCCTGGGCAtggccctggaggggggggggggctgcctggggccctccctgctcccccgtgTGGCGTCCCCTGCCTAGGCCCCAGCtttgcctctctccccagcctgggacgtccccagccctggggcctgcTCGGCCGTCCCGGCCTCGCtccggctgccctgcgctgccCCGTCCCTCGCCCGAGGGGAGTGCGAGGCGCTGGGCTGCTGCTACCGCCCCGGCGACCGGCGGGCTCCCTGCTACTACGGCGACCAGGGTGAGCGAGGGCTCGGCGGGTGGGGGGCCcggtgggagggggctccaggggttgggggtagcggggggaGCGCTGTCCTGTGGAGCCCGGGCTGGGCACGCTCCCACCCCCGCGACTGTCGGGGCAGGACTCGTCCCTGCTGCCTGGCTCGTCTCCCcctctgcctggtgggggggctggcccctggctccgGGGGCGCCCTGCTGAGGGGCTGTGGGTCTCCCCCAGTGACCGCCCGCTGCACCCCCGATGGCCAGTTCTCGGTCGCCATCTCGAGGGCCGTGACCCGGCCCCCCCTGGACCTGAGCTCAGTGCACCCGGCGGGCGCGCAGGGCGGCAGATGCGCCCCGGTGTCCAGGAACGAAGCCTTCGTCGTGTACCGCTTCCCGCTCTCCGCCTGCGGCACCACCCTGCGGGTAAGGGGGCGCCTGCCCCGGAGTGCCCCTCGGCGGGGGGGACACGGCCGGCAcggcccctccctgagcctgggggggGTCTCACTGTCACGCTGCGGCTGTATCTGCCCTGCCACCACCAGGCCCCTTGCAGCTGGGCCCCTTCACCCGCCCCCCTGCTTCTGGGGGTGTCCCCTGGATTGGGCCCCACAAGCCCTCAGCGGGGGATGCTGCTCCCTGGCTGAGAAGAACTcgtgcttcctgcccccaggaAGCGGCTCCGGAGGGGCCAAGGGGCCTGGGCGCTAAaggagtgtggggcagggcccctATGTGGCAAGTGTCCATGGGGTGTCTGGGCTGCGAGGCCTcatcagagctggggggggaggggctgatccTGACGGATCGGAGCCAGGTTGGGCCTCCCCTGGGCAGCcgggctcctggggggggggggcaggtgggtctcagccctgctggccccacatgggaatccccctggccccacctccgCTCTGCCCTGGGAGCCTCCCTGGTGCCTCAGCCTCTCCCCTCGGCAGGCGGCGGGCGCCCAGCAGGTGTACGAGGTGGAGCTGGCAGCCGACCGCCAAGTGCTCACGTCCCGGTCGGGCTCCATCACCCGGGACAACAGCTTCAGGTAACAGGCCTGGCTGGGAACATGGGCCCTGTGACCCCGCAGGGTCTGGGGCCCTCTCCTGGGGGCCCCtctagggtggggggggggcgctcggaCCCCTTTGCAGCCGTTGAACCTCCCCCGAGGGGctgagcagagcccccagctggGGGCTCCTGGTGCTGCCCATGCATGGGGCTGAGGGGCCATTGGCTGCCTGGCTCCTCTCCCGGCCACTGCTGGGCCTGGTGCCGGCGTCTCACCCCCGGGGCTgatccccaggctgggggggggcacttgcAGTGTGGGGTGAGCAGCTCTCTGGCCCTCCCCCGTCCAGGCTGACCATCCGCTGCAGCTACTCGGCTGAGGACGCCCTCCCTGTGAGCGTCGTggtctccaccctgccccctcccctgccagctgtggggcagggccccctgGCCTTGGAGCTGCGGATCGCCACAGGTGACTGTGCAGggccggctggggctgggggcagcttcTGGGACGCAGCAGGGGCCTGACCCTGGGCGGCCGAGTGGCCCGAGGGCTCGGagctctgctcctggggcagctgtagccactgggggggagggcaggaaacCCAATGGAGCTTGGCCATGGTGCAGCCAGGAGGGGCTCTTggagctgccctggccctgccgggAGGTTCTAGGTGTCTGGAGTGACGCCCCTGGCCTGTCTCCCACGGCCCCAGCCAGGCCCATGGCGGTGCCGCTCTGTGGACTGGCCAAGGCCCAAGGGTCTCTCGTCCCCCTGTAGCGATAGAACGGCCTGTCCCAGGGCAGGTTCCAGGCCGTGGCCAGTGGGCTCTGTGCCAGGCGCCTTGGGGGTTTGGGGACCAGGAGGGGCTcgtcctgcccccctctgcctgtgcccctcgTGCTCTGGGGCCGCCCTGGGCAGGGCGTGATGCTCTTGGCCCGTCCCCGCAGACGCGCAGTACAGCGCCTACTACACAGCCCAGCAGTACCCGGTGGTGAGGCTGCTGCGGGACCCCGTCCACGTGGAGATCCGCGTCCTCCAGAGGACAGACCCCAGCCTGGTTCTGGTCCTGCACCAGTGCTGGGCCACCCCCAGCACCAACCCCCGGCAGCAGCCCGACTGGCCGCTCCTCGTGGACGGGTGAgtctgagcaggctggggggggggcgtgtccggGGGAGGCTGCTGCCCACCACTGCCTGTGTCCCCGCAGGTGCCCGTACGAAGCAGACGACTACCAGACCCAGCTGGTGCCCGTGGGGGAGGCCTCGgggctgcccttcccctccctctatcGGCGCTTCGCCGTCAGCACCTTCACCTTCCTGGACGCCAGCTCCCAGCGCGCCCTCTCGGGCCCGGTAGGCTcctgtgccccctgctcctggggctgccccccagccgAGCCAGTGGGCAGGGATCCCCACTCCAAGCTGCTCGGCAGCCTCCTCGTGCAGCTCGGCCCCTGCCTTGGCTGCCCTTCCAGGGAGCTTGCTAGGGCTGCTGAGCCTCGCCCGCCCCATGCAGCCTCGTGGGCCAGTGCCCGGCCTGCAGGGTCCCGactgcagctggaggccctggGGGCAGACAAAGCCCCAAGCCGGGCTGGGCCTGGGCGGCCGCGGGGCCAGCGCCCTTCCAGCTCCTAATGGTTCTGCGGCAGGCCAAGGgtcccctggctgggctggcgGATGCACGGGGCCTGGCAGCAGTTCCGGGGGTGCGATCACGCATGGTCCTCAGGCCCTGCCTTGCCCCAGGGCTGTGCTCGGCATGTGCAGCTGCGTGGGGCACCCCTGTGCCTCCAGCCAGGCACGCGCAGGGCCCTAGCGCCGGCTCAAGcagccccggccccgctccccagGTGCCCAGACGGCGCTGGGTCCCAACAGCCTCCGGCCGGCGCGGCTTGCCAAGCCCCCTCTCTGCTTGCAGGTGTATTTCCACTGCAGCGCCTCCGCCTGCCTGCCCTCCGGCCTGGAGCGCTGCGCCACCCCGTGCCCCGGCGCCCTGCCGGCCAGAGGTAAGCGCTGCTGGGCCCCGGGTCtggctcctcccgccccctcccaggcGGATTCCCAGCGCGAGGGGCTGGTCTCAGAGCCCCAGACTTGGGGCCGAGGCAGGAAGGTCTCTGTGACCAGGCACATGGGGCAGACAGGTCGGGCTGGGGGGCTACAGGGGCTGTGCTGGGAGGCTCCGGCTGGGACGTGGCCCTGCTGGGAGGGCCCCTCAGATACAGCAGCTGAGTGGGGTCA includes these proteins:
- the LOC142819056 gene encoding zona pellucida sperm-binding protein 4-like — its product is MGGLVWAGRRRGAGMVWLLYSLVFLGVQAGLRDGGALWGVSWLSCGQSSLGFTLLPSQTAVAPLVLRALDAGGSPHPLRSDPACGTRVQPRADGSVVVEVSYAGCYVQEQAGSLVLVLQVEGPGGAHKQELRCPDPGLAWDVPSPGACSAVPASLRLPCAAPSLARGECEALGCCYRPGDRRAPCYYGDQVTARCTPDGQFSVAISRAVTRPPLDLSSVHPAGAQGGRCAPVSRNEAFVVYRFPLSACGTTLRAAGAQQVYEVELAADRQVLTSRSGSITRDNSFRLTIRCSYSAEDALPVSVVVSTLPPPLPAVGQGPLALELRIATDAQYSAYYTAQQYPVVRLLRDPVHVEIRVLQRTDPSLVLVLHQCWATPSTNPRQQPDWPLLVDGCPYEADDYQTQLVPVGEASGLPFPSLYRRFAVSTFTFLDASSQRALSGPVYFHCSASACLPSGLERCATPCPGALPARERRAPESQAWGQEPLSLVTAEGPVDFRRGQEVEDSAQEGSHGRRPPVAWGEALGLLAGAGGAVVAAAALALGLRQRWGCPSGPVSA